The Montipora capricornis isolate CH-2021 chromosome 3, ASM3666992v2, whole genome shotgun sequence genome window below encodes:
- the LOC138041303 gene encoding galanin receptor 2a-like — translation MNNSTITDDVSRKAQMSCRLSPPDMATKTTLTVIYVIIGTVALFGNCAIILIAKTKKRIRKVAFNFFIISMAVADILDGLIAVPKMVTSFYFGELWFGGLIGNITCKLLSFLPSLSLVASVCTLAAISVERYLAIVHVLREPLSKRKVKLALLFLWIFSSFMVSTTLIKYKSEKHDGKYLCYGIWSENLETSLRIYRYEVVAYFVFFYAVPFCLMIVLYTLIIRVLKRRQAFGENMSQNRIQAQNVTVVKMLVTVVLLFAFVWLPTHILLLMSAFDHNTLQCVPTSVILLLTMLAHANGALNPCIYLIFNENYRKGLKQLLVKCRSKPVKGIGIKKDKQWWPGSSTLERDPSRAGIKGFFRDLSKVSRGNSDEVTYETRF, via the coding sequence atgaaCAACTCCACTATAACAGACGACGTATCAAGAAAAGCCCAAATGTCTTGTAGACTGAGTCCTCCAGACATGGCGACTAAGACGACCCTCACTGTTATCTATGTCATTATAGGTACTGTCGCGCTGTTTGGAAACTGCGCCATCATACTTATTGCCAAAACAAAAAAGCGAATCCGTAAGGTggcctttaattttttcatcatcTCCATGGCAGTCGCTGATATTCTGGACGGTCTTATCGCTGTACCAAAAATGGTGACGTCCTTCTATTTCGGCGAACTCTGGTTTGGCGGCTTGATCGGCAACATAACCTGCAAACTTTTAAGTTTTCTGCCTTCTCTCTCACTGGTTGCGTCCGTGTGCACTCTTGCGGCCATATCTGTGGAAAGGTACTTGGCGATTGTTCATGTTCTGAGAGAGCCACTGTCGAAAAGGAAGGTTAAGCTTGCCCTTCTTTTTCTCTGGATCTTCTCTTCTTTTATGGTTTCAACTACTCTCATAAAGTACAAGAGCGAGAAACACGACGGAAAGTACCTTTGCTATGGGATTTGGAGCGAAAATCTCGAAACCAGCCTCCGCATCTATCGGTACGAGGTTGTGGCATACTTCGTTTTTTTCTACGCCGTCCCCTTTTGTTTGATGATCGTCCTGTACACGTTGATAATTCGTGTTTTGAAGAGGCGTCAGGCTTTTGGTGAAAATATGTCACAGAATCGAATTCAAGCTCAAAATGTTACTGTTGTAAAAATGCTTGTTACGGTTGTACTCCTTTTCGCATTTGTCTGGCTGCCAACTCACATTCTATTATTGATGTCCGCATTTGATCACAACACACTGCAGTGTGTACCAACTTCCGTTATACTGTTGCTCACCATGCTAGCTCATGCTAACGGAGCACTGAATCCCTGCATCTATCTTATCTTCAACGAAAACTATCGTAAAGGGCTTAAACAGCTCCTCGTCAAGTGTCGCAGCAAACCGGTTAAGGGAATCGGCATCAAGAAAGATAAACAGTGGTGGCCTGGCTCATCGACTCTGGAACGCGATCCATCTCGTGCAGGCATCAAGGGATTCTTTCGCGATTTGTCCAAGGTTTCACGAGGAAACTCGGATGAAGTGACGTACGAAACGCGCTTTTGA